From Aquila chrysaetos chrysaetos chromosome 3, bAquChr1.4, whole genome shotgun sequence, the proteins below share one genomic window:
- the CEBPB gene encoding CCAAT/enhancer-binding protein beta: MQRLVAWDAACLPIQPPAFKSMEVANFYYEADCLAALNKLHPRAAGGRSMTELTVGDHERAIDFSPYLDPLASQQPAQPPPPAAAAGGNFEPPCSSGGGQDFLSDLFAEDYKGSGGSKKPDYTYISLARHSHPCASQSHKPGGLPGCFPPQIVETKVEPVFETLDSCKGPRKEEGGAGPGPGGMSSPYGSTVRSYLGYQSVPSGSSGNLSTSSSSSPPGTPNPSESSKSAAAGGGYSAPPAGKNKPKKCVDKHSDEYKLRRERNNIAVRKSRDKAKMRNLETQHKVLELTAENERLQKKVEQLSRELSTLRNLFKQLPEPLIASSPRC; this comes from the coding sequence ATGCAACGCCTGGTGGCCTGGGACGCAGCATGCCTCCCCATCCAGCCGCCCGCCTTTAAATCCATGGAAGTGGCTAATTTCTATTACGAGGCGGACTGTCTGGCTGCTCTCAACAAGCTGCACCCGCGGGCGGCCGGGGGCCGCTCCATGACCGAGCTCACCGTCGGGGACCACGAGCGAGCCATCGACTTCAGCCCCTACCTGGACCCCTTAGCATCCCAGCAGCCGGCGCAGCCGCCTcctcccgcagcagcagcagggggcAACTTTGAGCCTCCCtgcagcagcggcggcggccaAGATTTCCTTTCCGATCTCTTCGCCGAGGACTATAAAGGCAGCGGCGGGAGCAAGAAGCCCGACTACACCTACATCAGCCTCGCCCGGCACAGCCACCCCTGCGCCAGCCAGAGCCACAAGcccggggggctgccgggctGCTTCCCGCCCCAGATCGTGGAAACCAAAGTGGAGCCGGTCTTCGAGACCCTGGACTCTTGCAAAGGGCCCCGTAAGGAAGAAGGGGGAGCCGGGCCGGGACCGGGGGGCATGTCCTCGCCCTACGGCAGCACCGTGCGCTCCTACCTGGGTTACCAGTCGGTGCCGAGCGGCAGCAGCGGGAACCTGTCCACCTcgtcctcctccagcccccccggcacccccaaCCCCTCCGAGTCCTCCAAgtccgccgccgccggcgggggctACTCCGCCCCCCCGGCGGGCAAGAACAAGCCCAAGAAGTGCGTGGACAAGCACAGCGACGAGTACAAGCTCCGCCGGGAGAGGAACAACATCGCGGTGCGCAAGAGCCGCGACAAAGCGAAAATGCGCAACCTGGAGACGCAGCACAAAGTCTTGGAACTGACGGCCGAGAACGAGCGGCTGCAGAAGAAGGTGGAGCAGCTCTCCCGGGAGCTGAGCACCCTCAGGAACTTGTTCAAACAGCTGCCCGAGCCCCTGATCGCCTCCTCGCCTCGCTGCTGA
- the LOC115338769 gene encoding plasmanylethanolamine desaturase-like isoform X2 yields the protein MLPRAAALAPGASPGLGGRSPPPPAGLDDDEEEEPPPRGRAMASGGGGGAAAAESVPRRAEASGPQAEAAEEPEGGSRRWGAQHAGARELAELYSPVAGVITADFLSGLFHWGADTWGSVELPIVGKAFIRPFREHHIDPTAITRHDFIETNGDNCFMTLVPLANMAYKFVSFSPEALCETCPWECYVFALIIFITMTNQIHKWSHTYFGLPRWVIFLQDWHVILPRKHHRIHHVSPHETYFCITTGWLNYPLEKIRFWRCLENIIQGITGEKPRADDMKWAQKIK from the exons ATGCTGCCGCGGGCCGCAGCGCTGGCGCCGGGCGCCTCGCCGGGGCTCGGGGgccgctcgccgccgccgcccgccggcctCGACGACGACGAGgaggaggagccgccgccgcggggccgggccatggcgagcggcggcggcggcggcgccgccgccgccgagaGCGTCCCGCGCCGGGCGGAGGCGTCGGGGCCGCAGGCGGAGGCCGCGGAAGAGCCCGAGGGCGGCAGCCGGCGGTGGGGCGCGCAGCACGCCGGGGCCCGCGAGCTGGCCGAGCTCTACTCCCCAG TTGCAGGAGTTATTACGGCTGACTTTCTATCAGGATTATTTCACTGGGGAGCAGATACCTGGGGATCTGTGGAGCTACCCATAGTCGGAAAG gCTTTCATCAGACCCTTTAGAGAACATCATATTGACCCTACAGCAATTACCAGACATGATTTTATAGAGACCAATGGAGACAACTGCTTTATGACACTAGTCCCATTGGCAAACATGGCGtacaaatttgtttctttttccccag AGGCATTATGTGAAACATGTCCTTGGGAGTGTTATGTCTTTGCCCTTATCATCTTCATAACCATGACGAACCAGATTCACAAGTGGTCTCACACGTACTTTGGTCTTCCACGCTGGGTCATATTTCTACAGGACTGGCATGTTATCCTGCCACGGAAGCATCACAGGATCCATCATGTGTCTCCACACGAGACGTACTTCTGCATTACAACTG GTTGGCTGAACTATCCATTAGAGAAGATAAGATTCTGGAGGTGTTTGGAGAACATTATCCAAGGAATTACTGGGGAGAAGCCAAGAGCAGATGATATGAAATGGgctcagaaaattaaataa
- the LOC115338769 gene encoding plasmanylethanolamine desaturase-like isoform X1, with amino-acid sequence MLPRAAALAPGASPGLGGRSPPPPAGLDDDEEEEPPPRGRAMASGGGGGAAAAESVPRRAEASGPQAEAAEEPEGGSRRWGAQHAGARELAELYSPGKRLQEWISVILCFSLICFNFYNLLFYLRLEHTPSVIVGIFAGVITADFLSGLFHWGADTWGSVELPIVGKAFIRPFREHHIDPTAITRHDFIETNGDNCFMTLVPLANMAYKFVSFSPEALCETCPWECYVFALIIFITMTNQIHKWSHTYFGLPRWVIFLQDWHVILPRKHHRIHHVSPHETYFCITTGWLNYPLEKIRFWRCLENIIQGITGEKPRADDMKWAQKIK; translated from the exons ATGCTGCCGCGGGCCGCAGCGCTGGCGCCGGGCGCCTCGCCGGGGCTCGGGGgccgctcgccgccgccgcccgccggcctCGACGACGACGAGgaggaggagccgccgccgcggggccgggccatggcgagcggcggcggcggcggcgccgccgccgccgagaGCGTCCCGCGCCGGGCGGAGGCGTCGGGGCCGCAGGCGGAGGCCGCGGAAGAGCCCGAGGGCGGCAGCCGGCGGTGGGGCGCGCAGCACGCCGGGGCCCGCGAGCTGGCCGAGCTCTACTCCCCAG gaAAGAGACTACAAGAATGGATCTCTGTCATCTTATGCTTCTCTCTTATCTGTTTCAATTTTTACAATCTTCTCTTCTACTTGCGACTGGAACACACACCCTCTGTTATTGTTGGGATAT TTGCAGGAGTTATTACGGCTGACTTTCTATCAGGATTATTTCACTGGGGAGCAGATACCTGGGGATCTGTGGAGCTACCCATAGTCGGAAAG gCTTTCATCAGACCCTTTAGAGAACATCATATTGACCCTACAGCAATTACCAGACATGATTTTATAGAGACCAATGGAGACAACTGCTTTATGACACTAGTCCCATTGGCAAACATGGCGtacaaatttgtttctttttccccag AGGCATTATGTGAAACATGTCCTTGGGAGTGTTATGTCTTTGCCCTTATCATCTTCATAACCATGACGAACCAGATTCACAAGTGGTCTCACACGTACTTTGGTCTTCCACGCTGGGTCATATTTCTACAGGACTGGCATGTTATCCTGCCACGGAAGCATCACAGGATCCATCATGTGTCTCCACACGAGACGTACTTCTGCATTACAACTG GTTGGCTGAACTATCCATTAGAGAAGATAAGATTCTGGAGGTGTTTGGAGAACATTATCCAAGGAATTACTGGGGAGAAGCCAAGAGCAGATGATATGAAATGGgctcagaaaattaaataa